From Halococcus saccharolyticus DSM 5350, the proteins below share one genomic window:
- a CDS encoding universal stress protein, whose amino-acid sequence MFETILLPTDGSNGATVAVDHVLDIAAAHDATVHILNVADTTRDSVIQIQGDVVDVLEQEGEQIVRDAADRARQRGVTTVTEVLQGEPYSTILDYAELRDVDVIAMPTHGRQGLERLLIGSTTERVVRRADIPVLTIRPDSDITVTHPYRNVLVPTDGSDCAREALETGVDVATEETAALHLLSVVDVTSLGVDVRIQMQVKFLEENATEIVEDATEFATDASVDPVSGSVVLGTSIHGEILSYIDEHDVDLIVVGTHGRTGFDRYMLGSVTEKLVRTSPIPVLTVRTGREET is encoded by the coding sequence ATGTTTGAGACGATCCTTCTCCCTACCGATGGGAGTAACGGAGCAACAGTCGCCGTCGATCACGTTCTCGATATCGCTGCGGCGCATGATGCAACGGTTCACATCCTCAACGTCGCGGACACGACACGGGATAGCGTTATCCAGATTCAAGGTGACGTCGTTGATGTCCTCGAACAGGAGGGTGAACAGATCGTTCGCGATGCCGCTGACCGTGCTCGTCAGCGTGGGGTCACTACTGTTACAGAGGTCCTTCAGGGGGAGCCATATAGCACGATCCTCGATTATGCCGAATTGCGCGATGTCGACGTCATCGCCATGCCCACACATGGGCGTCAGGGTCTCGAACGGCTCCTGATCGGTAGCACCACCGAGCGTGTCGTCAGGCGGGCGGATATCCCCGTGCTCACGATTCGACCGGATAGCGATATCACGGTCACTCATCCGTATCGAAACGTACTGGTTCCGACCGACGGGAGCGATTGCGCGAGGGAAGCTCTCGAGACGGGCGTTGACGTGGCGACTGAAGAGACGGCCGCACTTCATCTGCTGTCGGTCGTCGATGTCACGAGCCTTGGCGTCGATGTTCGCATCCAGATGCAGGTGAAGTTCCTCGAAGAGAATGCGACCGAGATCGTTGAGGACGCCACGGAGTTCGCAACGGACGCTTCAGTCGACCCCGTTTCCGGGTCAGTTGTACTCGGAACATCGATCCATGGCGAGATTCTTTCGTACATCGACGAGCACGATGTGGACCTCATTGTCGTCGGCACACATGGTCGAACTGGATTCGACCGGTACATGCTGGGGAGTGTCACCGAAAAGTTAGTGCGAACGTCACCGATACCAGTGCTGACCGTTCGAACGGGCAGAGAGGAAACGTAG
- a CDS encoding heavy-metal-associated domain-containing protein, producing the protein QNLIGAFSFNGIGVTAATTGLIHPVFAMIAMVLSVSAVLANSFAGQLLSGGGIKTDFTIEGVETDKTSEPEPPGKSEEVTADEAKDDEKPARETATFDTGLNCGSCEDRVTDTLDERDGVREIHADADEQCVEVTFNPHRITTDELRETIADLGYEVGSVERCPASSDSATHSATDP; encoded by the coding sequence CAAAATCTCATTGGAGCATTCAGCTTCAACGGCATCGGTGTCACCGCCGCGACCACGGGCCTTATTCACCCAGTGTTTGCGATGATCGCGATGGTCCTCTCGGTGTCAGCAGTGTTAGCAAATAGTTTCGCCGGCCAACTACTCTCTGGAGGGGGAATCAAGACGGACTTCACGATTGAGGGCGTGGAAACCGACAAAACATCCGAACCCGAGCCACCTGGGAAGAGCGAGGAGGTAACCGCCGACGAAGCGAAAGACGACGAGAAGCCAGCACGTGAGACGGCGACGTTCGACACCGGCCTGAACTGCGGTAGCTGTGAAGACCGCGTCACAGACACCCTCGACGAGCGAGACGGCGTCCGCGAGATCCATGCAGACGCCGACGAGCAGTGTGTTGAGGTCACGTTCAACCCACACCGAATCACCACCGACGAACTCCGGGAGACAATTGCCGACCTTGGCTACGAGGTCGGCTCGGTCGAACGTTGCCCTGCCTCGTCCGATTCGGCAACCCACTCCGCTACAGATCCGTGA
- a CDS encoding VOC family protein encodes MVDSETEPLAATDIGRVALVVNDLDRMVEFYTTVIGLDVQHRETDRAILGAGSEQLLSLIADATASERKDEGIGLFHTAFLVPSRAALGNALTRVENHWQLDGASDHRVSEALYLSDPEDNGIEVYRDRPREKWPHRDNGMIEIDTLPLDLDSIRDLGREEATVPAETTVGHVHLEVSSISTAREFYVDTLGIGVRQQYGDSALFLDYGDYHHRLGLNVWNGRTSPSTGRGLHWFEFVLPEQDAVDVIQQRLGKRGVSSTTIESGVEVADPDGITLHLVVNDDT; translated from the coding sequence ATGGTTGACTCTGAGACGGAACCCCTAGCAGCGACAGACATCGGACGCGTTGCACTCGTCGTGAATGATCTCGACCGAATGGTTGAGTTTTACACCACTGTCATCGGGCTCGACGTACAGCATCGGGAGACTGACCGAGCGATCCTTGGAGCTGGTAGCGAGCAACTCCTTTCACTGATCGCGGATGCGACAGCGTCGGAACGGAAAGACGAGGGGATTGGGCTGTTTCATACGGCGTTTCTCGTTCCCTCGCGGGCCGCCCTCGGAAACGCACTCACCCGTGTTGAGAATCACTGGCAACTCGACGGCGCATCGGATCATCGCGTGAGTGAAGCTCTCTATCTTTCCGATCCGGAGGACAACGGTATCGAAGTGTACCGCGACAGGCCACGCGAGAAGTGGCCCCATAGGGACAACGGGATGATCGAAATCGACACGTTACCGCTTGACCTCGACTCAATCCGTGACCTTGGGCGAGAGGAGGCTACGGTCCCCGCCGAAACGACGGTCGGTCACGTTCATCTCGAAGTCTCATCGATCTCGACAGCACGCGAATTTTATGTCGACACGCTCGGAATAGGCGTGCGCCAACAGTACGGTGATTCGGCATTATTCCTCGATTATGGTGACTACCACCATCGGCTCGGACTGAATGTCTGGAACGGACGGACGTCACCATCCACAGGACGCGGTCTCCACTGGTTCGAGTTCGTACTCCCCGAACAAGACGCAGTTGATGTGATTCAACAACGACTCGGCAAACGGGGAGTTTCGTCTACCACTATCGAGAGCGGTGTGGAGGTAGCTGATCCGGATGGGATTACCCTACACCTGGTCGTCAACGACGATACTTAG